From one Suicoccus acidiformans genomic stretch:
- a CDS encoding methionine ABC transporter permease, whose product MINTILLLTAERFNEIMELWLPYAWPIRDEFLVATGETIYMLVISCLIGGLLGLILGIIMTVTGPNGILENPVIYKALDTLVNIFRSIPFIILLALLINVTRAIVGSSIGPTAATVPIIASTIPFYARQVEIALLEVEPGVIEAAEAMGSSPLDIIFRVYLREGLPALLRVSASTVINVLGLTAMAGSVGGGGLGTMAIARGYQRSRMDIILISTVLILLIVLISQLFFNWIIKKTKH is encoded by the coding sequence ATGATAAATACCATATTATTGCTAACAGCGGAGCGCTTTAATGAAATAATGGAACTATGGCTTCCATATGCATGGCCAATCCGTGATGAATTTCTAGTCGCAACGGGTGAGACGATTTATATGTTGGTCATCTCATGCTTGATTGGTGGGCTACTGGGACTTATTCTTGGAATTATTATGACAGTCACGGGACCGAACGGTATCTTGGAAAATCCTGTAATTTATAAGGCTTTAGATACGCTGGTCAATATCTTCCGGTCCATTCCTTTTATTATCTTGCTAGCTTTATTAATTAATGTGACTCGAGCCATTGTTGGTTCTTCCATTGGTCCAACTGCGGCTACTGTACCAATTATTGCCAGTACGATTCCCTTTTATGCACGGCAAGTGGAAATTGCTCTTTTAGAGGTTGAACCGGGTGTTATTGAAGCGGCAGAAGCAATGGGTTCAAGTCCTTTGGATATTATTTTTCGTGTCTATCTCAGAGAAGGACTTCCCGCTTTGCTTCGTGTCAGTGCTTCAACTGTCATTAATGTTCTTGGCTTAACTGCCATGGCTGGTTCAGTCGGTGGTGGTGGTCTAGGGACGATGGCTATTGCCCGTGGATACCAACGCAGTCGAATGGATATTATTCTTATCTCCACAGTGCTCATTCTTTTAATTGTCCTTATAAGTCAATTATTCTTCAATTGGATCATTAAGAAAACAAAACATTAA
- a CDS encoding alkaline phosphatase — translation MKKSILMTLATSLMLTSVAPSVAFAKQEEGQHADKPVVELQEGRALTEDLSLINENEAKYVFLFIGDGMGNIPVSAAEYYLGPDNGNEGFGTAEAQPLNFSQFPVIGLQNPTDADHYVPDSAATATAFGNGVKVDSNVIGLTLGYTEQTESIAEKAKADGKSVGILSTVTLNHATPAAFYANVEHRRNYYEIGEQMALSDFDYFAGGSLSRRTGDEDDQKDLYEILEENEYTVAETQEEFEAINAESGKVYAPASVMSEADGTSMKYAIDREEGEPTFADMVSKGIEVLSANEEGFFMMAESGKIDWAEHANDAATTVKEVIDFQNAIQEAIDFYYEHPEDTLIVVTADHPTGGFTIGNSETGYNSYFHLLDNQKVSQEEFDVIFDQALEENPEMTFEDFVPVLEENFGFVFDLEATEEIPTVAEAEAAEEEESKDLMLVTPLELEELKYAFEQSKLPEEERNLGQADIIKGYHSYKPISIASTRLLARKAGLAFTTVDHSPERVPVYAIGAGAAMFEGNFENIDIAYKLLAAMGLYEGGDTASAPIAVTGKASGAEETTEEVASEEIEEGSEESAQ, via the coding sequence ATGAAGAAATCAATTTTAATGACTTTGGCTACTTCTTTAATGTTAACGAGTGTTGCACCAAGTGTTGCGTTCGCTAAACAAGAAGAAGGCCAACACGCGGATAAACCAGTCGTGGAATTACAAGAAGGACGCGCTTTAACAGAAGATTTATCATTAATTAACGAGAACGAAGCGAAATATGTTTTCCTCTTTATCGGCGATGGTATGGGTAATATTCCTGTGTCAGCAGCTGAGTATTACTTAGGTCCAGACAATGGTAACGAAGGCTTTGGTACAGCTGAAGCTCAACCATTGAATTTCTCTCAGTTTCCAGTGATCGGCTTACAAAATCCAACAGATGCTGATCACTATGTTCCAGATTCAGCAGCTACTGCAACGGCATTTGGTAACGGGGTTAAAGTCGATTCAAACGTGATTGGTTTAACACTAGGTTATACAGAGCAAACGGAATCTATTGCGGAAAAAGCTAAGGCTGATGGGAAGTCTGTCGGCATCTTATCCACTGTTACATTAAACCACGCAACACCAGCAGCTTTCTACGCTAACGTCGAGCACCGTCGTAACTACTATGAGATTGGTGAGCAGATGGCTCTCTCTGATTTCGATTACTTCGCAGGTGGATCATTAAGCCGCCGTACAGGTGATGAAGATGATCAGAAAGACTTATATGAAATTCTTGAAGAAAATGAGTACACGGTAGCGGAAACACAAGAAGAGTTCGAAGCAATCAATGCGGAATCTGGCAAAGTTTATGCACCAGCTTCAGTTATGTCAGAAGCTGATGGTACTTCAATGAAATATGCCATTGACCGTGAAGAAGGCGAGCCAACATTCGCTGACATGGTTTCTAAAGGGATTGAAGTTCTAAGCGCCAATGAAGAAGGCTTCTTCATGATGGCGGAATCTGGTAAGATTGACTGGGCAGAACATGCTAATGACGCTGCAACCACAGTTAAAGAAGTCATCGACTTCCAGAATGCCATCCAAGAAGCGATTGATTTCTACTATGAGCACCCAGAAGATACTTTAATTGTTGTAACGGCCGACCATCCAACAGGTGGTTTCACAATCGGTAACTCTGAAACAGGATACAACAGCTACTTTCATCTATTGGATAACCAGAAAGTGTCCCAAGAAGAGTTCGATGTAATCTTCGACCAAGCATTGGAAGAGAATCCGGAAATGACATTTGAAGACTTTGTGCCAGTATTGGAAGAGAACTTTGGTTTTGTCTTTGATTTAGAAGCAACAGAAGAAATACCAACGGTTGCTGAAGCAGAAGCAGCTGAAGAGGAAGAGTCAAAAGATTTAATGCTTGTAACTCCATTGGAACTTGAAGAGTTGAAATATGCTTTTGAGCAATCTAAATTACCAGAAGAAGAGCGTAATTTAGGTCAAGCAGACATCATCAAAGGTTACCATTCTTACAAACCGATTTCGATTGCATCTACACGTTTGCTTGCTCGTAAAGCTGGTTTAGCCTTTACAACGGTTGACCACTCACCAGAGCGTGTGCCAGTGTATGCAATCGGTGCAGGTGCTGCAATGTTTGAAGGAAACTTCGAGAATATTGACATTGCTTATAAATTATTAGCTGCAATGGGCCTATATGAAGGTGGCGATACAGCGAGTGCACCAATCGCAGTGACGGGTAAAGCAAGTGGTGCCGAAGAAACAACTGAAGAAGTAGCATCTGAAGAGATTGAAGAAGGCTCTGAAGAGTCTGCTCAATAA